One Dermochelys coriacea isolate rDerCor1 chromosome 21, rDerCor1.pri.v4, whole genome shotgun sequence genomic window carries:
- the LOC119846390 gene encoding triggering receptor expressed on myeloid cells 2-like isoform X2 codes for MEKLMHLVFLVSLSELCVAENITVVYGMEGETISIRCTYSPKENKWREKSWCKHVNKTECQNVVSAHRFWLQFLKKWKGNTSIADNIHKGVLTVTMERLQKQDAGLYQCKTDFLGEERTLKKVKVEVLGGVMETQAPEEPRAVHSISSLPEAHFNAFVCIIMVLLVAKFLTAILIFISPAIRGAMPQGRGATI; via the exons ATGGAAAAGCTCATGCATCTGGTCTTCTTGGTCTCCTTATCAG agctgtgtgtggcagaGAACATCACGGTGGTGTACGGAATGGAAGGCGAGACCATCTCCATCAGGTGCACCTACAGCCCCAAGGAGAACAAGTGGAGAGAGAAGAGCTGGTGCAAACATGTCAATAAGACTGAGTGCCAGAACGTGGTCAGCGCTCACCGCTTCTGGCTCCAGTTCCTGAAGAAGTGGAAAGGCAACACTTCCATTGCTGACAACATCCACAAGGGGGTCCTCACAGTGACCATGGAGAGGCTCCAGAAACAGGACGCAGGGCTGTACCAGTGCAAGACAGACTTCTTAGGAGAAGAAAGGACCTTAAAGAAGGTGAAAGTGGAGGTGCTAGGAG GTGTAATGGAGACCCAGGCAccagaggagcccagggctgtgcACAGCATCTCCAG CCTTCCTGAGGCCCATTTCAATGCATTCGTCTGCATCATTATGGTACTCCTGGTTGCTAAATTCCTGACAGCCATACTGATCTTTATCTCGCCAGCCATCAGAGGAGCAATGCCACAAGGGAGGGGAGCCACAATCTGA
- the LOC119846390 gene encoding triggering receptor expressed on myeloid cells 2-like isoform X1: MEKLMHLVFLVSLSELCVAENITVVYGMEGETISIRCTYSPKENKWREKSWCKHVNKTECQNVVSAHRFWLQFLKKWKGNTSIADNIHKGVLTVTMERLQKQDAGLYQCKTDFLGEERTLKKVKVEVLGAGVMETQAPEEPRAVHSISSLPEAHFNAFVCIIMVLLVAKFLTAILIFISPAIRGAMPQGRGATI; this comes from the exons ATGGAAAAGCTCATGCATCTGGTCTTCTTGGTCTCCTTATCAG agctgtgtgtggcagaGAACATCACGGTGGTGTACGGAATGGAAGGCGAGACCATCTCCATCAGGTGCACCTACAGCCCCAAGGAGAACAAGTGGAGAGAGAAGAGCTGGTGCAAACATGTCAATAAGACTGAGTGCCAGAACGTGGTCAGCGCTCACCGCTTCTGGCTCCAGTTCCTGAAGAAGTGGAAAGGCAACACTTCCATTGCTGACAACATCCACAAGGGGGTCCTCACAGTGACCATGGAGAGGCTCCAGAAACAGGACGCAGGGCTGTACCAGTGCAAGACAGACTTCTTAGGAGAAGAAAGGACCTTAAAGAAGGTGAAAGTGGAGGTGCTAGGAG CAGGTGTAATGGAGACCCAGGCAccagaggagcccagggctgtgcACAGCATCTCCAG CCTTCCTGAGGCCCATTTCAATGCATTCGTCTGCATCATTATGGTACTCCTGGTTGCTAAATTCCTGACAGCCATACTGATCTTTATCTCGCCAGCCATCAGAGGAGCAATGCCACAAGGGAGGGGAGCCACAATCTGA
- the LOC119846389 gene encoding uncharacterized protein LOC119846389 isoform X1, with product MGHFPARLFLLALTGLCIAGKDLELVRRVQGGALTTVCHYNEHKYSRREKFWCKELSDLKCRTLVLSSPAAGRNSLNPPKARVSLKDTETGWISVSMTELQVEDSGIYWCGLSDDLKIIPLKKIKVAVSYEAPMRLSAKKGASISLNCSYSVKDNSTGPNNFTWCKMVTATRCQPVVSIEIDQIVNTQGNTRIKIDRWTREITVTLVALQLHDSGEYHCETHLQGSTVLLKMITLNVLESYDRTAFVTTSPPIDNIGAILPTAARNDQQSWYSEVSLNVLYIIAGLLGTKFLTVLLIFIVASNRRSKATEQEIHGRKKHHLLPLTGLKKGKENTSKTRI from the exons ATGGGTCACTTCCCAGCCCGGCTGTTCCTGCTGGCACTAACAG GGCTCTGCATTGCAGGAAAGGACCTGGAACTGGTGAGAAGAGTGCAGGGAGGCGCGCTCACTACAGTGTGTCACTACAATGAACACAAGTATTCACGAAGGGAGAAATTTTGGTGCAAGGAGCTGTCAGATTTGAAATGTCGCACCCTTGTCCTGAGCTCCCCCGCAGCAGGAAGGAATTCTCTAAACCCTCCAAAGGCAAGGGTCAGCCTAAAGGACACAGAAACTGGCTGGATTTCTGTGTCCATGACAGAGCTCCAGGTAGAGGATTCAGGAATATACTGGTGCGGGCTTTCCGATGATCTGAAGATTATCCCATTGAAGAAGATAAAAGTGGCTGTATCTTATGAAG ctcccatgAGGCTATCTGCCAAAAAAGGAGCCTCAATCTCCCTAAATTGTTCCTATTCTGTGAAGGACAACAGCACAGGACCTAATAATTTTACCTGGTGCAAAATGGTAACTGCAACCAGATGTCAACCTGTTGTCAGCATTGAGATCGATCAGATTGTTAATACACAAGGAAATACCAGGATAAAGATTGACCGGTGGACCAGAGAGATTACAGTGACACTGGTGGCACTCCAGCTACATGACTCAGGGGAGTATCATTGTGAGACCCATCTCCAGGGAAGTACCGTGCTACTGAAGATGATCACCCTGAATGTTTTGG aatCTTATGATAGGACAGCTTTTGTGACTACATCCCCTCCTATTGACAACATAGGAGCCATCCTCCCAACTgcagccaggaatgatcagcagag CTGGTACTCTGAGGTCAGTCTCAATGTCCTCTATATCATAGCTGGATTGCTGGGCACCAAATTCCTGACAGTACTCCTGATCTTTATCGTCGCCAGCAACAGGAGAAGCAAAGCCACGGAGCAGGAGATCCACGGCCGGAAGAAACACCACCTCCTCCCACTCACAG gattaaagaaaggaaaggaaaacactAGTAAGACAAGGATCTaa
- the LOC119846389 gene encoding trem-like transcript 1 protein isoform X2 — MGHFPARLFLLALTGLCIAGKDLELVRRVQGGALTTVCHYNEHKYSRREKFWCKELSDLKCRTLVLSSPAAGRNSLNPPKARVSLKDTETGWISVSMTELQVEDSGIYWCGLSDDLKIIPLKKIKVAVSYEAPMRLSAKKGASISLNCSYSVKDNSTGPNNFTWCKMVTATRCQPVVSIEIDQIVNTQGNTRIKIDRWTREITVTLVALQLHDSGEYHCETHLQGSTVLLKMITLNVLESYDRTAFVTTSPPIDNIGAILPTAARNDQQSWYSEVSLNVLYIIAGLLGTKFLTVLLIFIVASNRRSKATEQEIHGRKKHHLLPLTGL, encoded by the exons ATGGGTCACTTCCCAGCCCGGCTGTTCCTGCTGGCACTAACAG GGCTCTGCATTGCAGGAAAGGACCTGGAACTGGTGAGAAGAGTGCAGGGAGGCGCGCTCACTACAGTGTGTCACTACAATGAACACAAGTATTCACGAAGGGAGAAATTTTGGTGCAAGGAGCTGTCAGATTTGAAATGTCGCACCCTTGTCCTGAGCTCCCCCGCAGCAGGAAGGAATTCTCTAAACCCTCCAAAGGCAAGGGTCAGCCTAAAGGACACAGAAACTGGCTGGATTTCTGTGTCCATGACAGAGCTCCAGGTAGAGGATTCAGGAATATACTGGTGCGGGCTTTCCGATGATCTGAAGATTATCCCATTGAAGAAGATAAAAGTGGCTGTATCTTATGAAG ctcccatgAGGCTATCTGCCAAAAAAGGAGCCTCAATCTCCCTAAATTGTTCCTATTCTGTGAAGGACAACAGCACAGGACCTAATAATTTTACCTGGTGCAAAATGGTAACTGCAACCAGATGTCAACCTGTTGTCAGCATTGAGATCGATCAGATTGTTAATACACAAGGAAATACCAGGATAAAGATTGACCGGTGGACCAGAGAGATTACAGTGACACTGGTGGCACTCCAGCTACATGACTCAGGGGAGTATCATTGTGAGACCCATCTCCAGGGAAGTACCGTGCTACTGAAGATGATCACCCTGAATGTTTTGG aatCTTATGATAGGACAGCTTTTGTGACTACATCCCCTCCTATTGACAACATAGGAGCCATCCTCCCAACTgcagccaggaatgatcagcagag CTGGTACTCTGAGGTCAGTCTCAATGTCCTCTATATCATAGCTGGATTGCTGGGCACCAAATTCCTGACAGTACTCCTGATCTTTATCGTCGCCAGCAACAGGAGAAGCAAAGCCACGGAGCAGGAGATCCACGGCCGGAAGAAACACCACCTCCTCCCACTCACAG GCCTTTAA
- the LOC119846387 gene encoding trem-like transcript 1 protein: MGHFSARLLLLALTGPCLAREELELVTAVQGSSFSIRCYYDYKYSLEEKLWCKMLSDKECNRKNVLTIRAKGGKYLNIAPKKRVNLTDSGTGWISASMTELRIEDSGTYLCGVLNHLKIVPLKKIKVTVSYDAPMRLSAKEGGFISLNCSYFVMDDSRIPSNFTWCKMVTATRCQPVVSVKINQIVNTQGKTKIKIDRWTREITVTLVALQLHDSGEYHCETHLQGSTVLLKVITLNVLEKSVSHDTVNEATSPPTNKGENTLPTVASNKEQRTLYVVLALGSFLVCSALLVIMAIIFTKGRKRVGNGLNFGEHPNCRLPAQQKDEGHPRDATPDGEMKNGIIYAMLRHQPKPKPDDVTYANVEPPPKPKGAKHSAEPSAVLFSSGTMEYATIIFGDSPPRSGPKEKQTVPN, from the exons ATGGGTCACTTCTCAGCCCGGCTGCTACTGCTGGCACTAACAG GGCCGTGCCTGGCAAGAGAAGAGCTGGAATTGGTGACTGCTGTACAGGGAAGCTCTTTCAGTATAAGGTGTTACTACGATTACAAGTATTCACTAGAGGAGAAATTATGGTGCAAGATGCTGTCAGACAAGGAATGCAACAGAAAAAACGTCCTGACCATCCGAGCAAAAGGAGGGAAATACCTAAATATTGCACCAAAAAAAAGGGTCAATCTAACAGACTCGGGAACAGGCTGGATTTCTGCGTCCATGACAGAGCTCAGGATAGAGGATTCAGGAACATACTTGTGCGGCGTTTTGAATCATCTGAAAATTGTCCCATTGAAAAAGATTAAAGTGACGGTTTCTTATGATG ctcccatgAGGCTATCTGCAAAAGAAGGAGGCTTTATCTCCTTAAATTGTTCTTATTTTGTGATGGACGACAGCAGGATACCTAGTAATTTTACCTGGTGCAAAATGGTAACTGCAACCAGATGTCAACCCGTCGTCAGCGTTAAGATCAATCAGATTGTTAATACACAAGGAAAGACCAAGATAAAGATTGACCGGTGGACCAGAGAGATTACAGTGACACTGGTGGCGCTCCAGCTACATGACTCGGGGGAGTATCATTGTGAGACCCATCTCCAGGGAAGTACCGTGCTACTGAAGGTGATCACACTGAATGTTTTGG aaaaaagtGTGTCTCATGATACAGTTAATGAGGCTACTTCGCCTCCCACTAACAAGGGGGAAAACACCCTCCCAACTGTGGCCAGCAACAAGGAACAGAG AACTCTTTATGTTGTCCTGGCACTGGGCTCCTTCCTGGTTTGCAGTGCACTGCTTGTGATCATGGCTATTATTTTCACCAAAGGGAGAAAAAGAG TAGGGAACGGGCTGAATTTTGGTGAACACCCTAACTGCAGACTACCAGCACAGCAG AAGGATGAAGGACACCCCAGAGATGCCACCCCCGATGGGGAAATGAAGAACGGTATAATATATGCCATGCTAAGGCACCAACCCAAGCCAAAGCCAGACGATGTCACGTATGCCAACGTGGAGCCTCCACCAAAGCCAAAAGGAGCCAAACATTCTGCTGAGCCCTCAGCTGTCCTGTTCTCCTCAGGCACCATGGAATATGCAACCATCATCTTTGGAGACTCACCTCCACGGTCTGGGCCTAAAGAGAAACAAACCGTCCCTAACTGA
- the LOC119846389 gene encoding CMRF35-like molecule 5 isoform X3: MGHFPARLFLLALTGLCIAGKDLELVRRVQGGALTTVCHYNEHKYSRREKFWCKELSDLKCRTLVLSSPAAGRNSLNPPKARVSLKDTETGWISVSMTELQVEDSGIYWCGLSDDLKIIPLKKIKVAVSYEESYDRTAFVTTSPPIDNIGAILPTAARNDQQSWYSEVSLNVLYIIAGLLGTKFLTVLLIFIVASNRRSKATEQEIHGRKKHHLLPLTGLKKGKENTSKTRI, translated from the exons ATGGGTCACTTCCCAGCCCGGCTGTTCCTGCTGGCACTAACAG GGCTCTGCATTGCAGGAAAGGACCTGGAACTGGTGAGAAGAGTGCAGGGAGGCGCGCTCACTACAGTGTGTCACTACAATGAACACAAGTATTCACGAAGGGAGAAATTTTGGTGCAAGGAGCTGTCAGATTTGAAATGTCGCACCCTTGTCCTGAGCTCCCCCGCAGCAGGAAGGAATTCTCTAAACCCTCCAAAGGCAAGGGTCAGCCTAAAGGACACAGAAACTGGCTGGATTTCTGTGTCCATGACAGAGCTCCAGGTAGAGGATTCAGGAATATACTGGTGCGGGCTTTCCGATGATCTGAAGATTATCCCATTGAAGAAGATAAAAGTGGCTGTATCTTATGAAG aatCTTATGATAGGACAGCTTTTGTGACTACATCCCCTCCTATTGACAACATAGGAGCCATCCTCCCAACTgcagccaggaatgatcagcagag CTGGTACTCTGAGGTCAGTCTCAATGTCCTCTATATCATAGCTGGATTGCTGGGCACCAAATTCCTGACAGTACTCCTGATCTTTATCGTCGCCAGCAACAGGAGAAGCAAAGCCACGGAGCAGGAGATCCACGGCCGGAAGAAACACCACCTCCTCCCACTCACAG gattaaagaaaggaaaggaaaacactAGTAAGACAAGGATCTaa